TTTGATCGGACTTGGTCGGATGGGCGCGAACATGGCAATTCGCTTGCGGCGCGGCGGTCATCGGGTGATTGTATATAACCGGACGGTGGCCAAAGCGCGCGAACTGGCGGCAGAACACGATTTGATCGCAGCCGAAGAGCTGTCCGACCTGGTAGCAATGCTCACCCCACCGCGTGTTGTCTGGTTGATGCTACCGGCTGGTAGCGCAACTGATGAGCATCTGGCAGCCCTAACCCCGCTCCTGACGCCGGGAGATATTGTGATCGACGGTGCCAACAACAACTATAAAGCCAGCATCGCTCATGCCGAACAGTTGACAGCCCAGGGGCTGCGCTTCCTCGATATCGGGGTAAGTGGTGGTATCTGGGGTTTGCAAATCGGCTACTGCCTGATGGTCGGCGGTGACGAAGAAACCTTCCACTACGTTGAGCCACTCTTGCAAACGCTCGCGCCACCAGAGGGATACCTCCTCTGTGGGCCGCATGGTGCCGGACACTTCGTCAAAATGATCCACAACGGCATTGAATACGGTATGATGCAAGCGTATGCCGAAGGTTTTGAAATCTTGCGCCAGTCCCGCTACGATTTCGACCTCGCCAAAATCAGTCATCTCTGGAACCAGGGCAGTGTCGTTCGTTCGTGGTTGCTGGAATTAGCCGAACGTGCGTTCACAGCCGATGCCGATCTGTCCAGTATCCGGGGCTATGTTGAAGACAGTGGTGAAGGGCGCTGGACAGTTCAGGAGAGCATCGATCTCGATGTACCGGCACCAATTATCACCCTGTCGTTACAGATGCGTTTCCGTTCACGGCAAGAAGACAGCTTCAGCATGAAGGTGCTGGCCGCTTTGCGCCAGCAGTTTGGTGGCCACGCCGTCAAGAAGGTGGAGTAGATCAACGTGACAACCAATGTCCTGGACAATCCGCTCCGGGCCGGACTACGGATAGGGCGTACCCCTGAACCCTGTACAATGGTCATCTTCGGCGCCAGTGGTGACCTGACCAGTCGCAAACTGGTGCCGGCCCTCTACAATCTGGCCCGTGAGCGCCGCCTGCCTGGCGGCTTCTCAGTCGTGGGGTTTGCCCGTCGCGATTGGACAGACGAAACATTCCGCGAACTGTTGCGCGAAGCGGTTAATGCCAATTCACGCTCTGGCGCAGTTGATCCAGATTTATGGGCAAGTTTTGCGCAAGGCATTCAATATCATCGCGGTAGTTTTGACGATGCAGATGCCTATACCCGTCTGGCCGAACGACTGGCAACTATCGATGCCGAGCGTGGGACCGGCGGGAATAGAGTCTTTTACCTGGCGACCCCTCCTGAAGCCTACCCAACCATCATCGCCCAACTAGGCGCGCATGGTCTGGCGCATTCGCATGGTTGGACGCGGATCATTATCGAAAAGCCGTTTGGGCACGATCTGAACAGTGCCCAGGCACTCAATGCCGAGGTTTTGTCGGTCTTCAGCGAAGATCAGGTCTATCGCATTGACCACTATCTCGGCAAAGAGACGGTGCAAAATATCTTGATTTTTCGCTTTGCGAACGGCATCTTCGAGCCGATCTGGAATCGGAGCCATATTGACCATGTCCAGATCACGGTTGCCGAAACCATCGGGGTTGAAGATCGCGGCGGCTATTACGACACCTCAGGTGCGTTGCGCGACATGATCCAGAACCACCTGATGCAATTGCTGTGTCTGGTGGCCATGGAACCGCCGGCAGTCTATGATGCCGATGCAGTTCGTGACGAAAAGGTGAAGGTGCTGCGCGCAATCCGGCCATTGTCGGTCAATGATACGGTACGTGGTCAGTACGGGCCGGGTAGTGCCAATGGCCGACCGGTGCGGGGGTATCGGGAAGAGAAGGGGGTTTCGCCAACTTCACAGACCGAAACCTACGTCGCCCTGAAACTCTTCATCGACAACTGGCGCTGGGCCGGGGTGCCATTCTATCTACGCAGTGGCAAGCGACTCCCGCGTCGGGTAAGCGAGATTGCGATCCAGTTCAAAGCGGCACCGACAATGATCTTTGCCGATACGCCACTGAACGATCTTGAACCCAACGTCTTGGCGATGAAGATTCAACCCGATGAAGGCATCTCGCTGAAATTCAGTTCAAAGGTGCCGGGTCAACCACAAATCCGTCCGGTCACTATGGATTTCCGCTACGGTGCCTCGTTTGGGGTCACCTCGCCCGAAGCCTACGAACGCCTCTTGCTCGATTGTATGCTCGGCGATGGTACACTGTTCACGCGACGCGATGAGGTCGAGACCAGTTGGGCATTGTTAACCCCTATTTTGCGCGACTGGGCCGAAGGTCCGCCACAACCGTTTCCCAATTACGAGGCGGGGAGTTGGGGACCCGCCGCAGCCGATGAATTTATCGCTCGCGATGGCCGATTCTGGCGGCGATTGTGACATGGTGGAAAACTATGAGTGAGGTGGCAATCGATATCAGCGCCATCGAGCGTGAATTACGCCAGATGTGGCAAGAGCAGGCCAACCATCCCGACGCCGGTGGCCAGGCAGTGATACGGGCGCTGACAGTCAACCTGATCGTGCGCGCACCAGATGATTCCTGGGCCGAACAGATACTGG
This genomic window from Chloroflexus aurantiacus J-10-fl contains:
- the gnd gene encoding phosphogluconate dehydrogenase (NAD(+)-dependent, decarboxylating), giving the protein MEVGLIGLGRMGANMAIRLRRGGHRVIVYNRTVAKARELAAEHDLIAAEELSDLVAMLTPPRVVWLMLPAGSATDEHLAALTPLLTPGDIVIDGANNNYKASIAHAEQLTAQGLRFLDIGVSGGIWGLQIGYCLMVGGDEETFHYVEPLLQTLAPPEGYLLCGPHGAGHFVKMIHNGIEYGMMQAYAEGFEILRQSRYDFDLAKISHLWNQGSVVRSWLLELAERAFTADADLSSIRGYVEDSGEGRWTVQESIDLDVPAPIITLSLQMRFRSRQEDSFSMKVLAALRQQFGGHAVKKVE
- the zwf gene encoding glucose-6-phosphate dehydrogenase, whose product is MTTNVLDNPLRAGLRIGRTPEPCTMVIFGASGDLTSRKLVPALYNLARERRLPGGFSVVGFARRDWTDETFRELLREAVNANSRSGAVDPDLWASFAQGIQYHRGSFDDADAYTRLAERLATIDAERGTGGNRVFYLATPPEAYPTIIAQLGAHGLAHSHGWTRIIIEKPFGHDLNSAQALNAEVLSVFSEDQVYRIDHYLGKETVQNILIFRFANGIFEPIWNRSHIDHVQITVAETIGVEDRGGYYDTSGALRDMIQNHLMQLLCLVAMEPPAVYDADAVRDEKVKVLRAIRPLSVNDTVRGQYGPGSANGRPVRGYREEKGVSPTSQTETYVALKLFIDNWRWAGVPFYLRSGKRLPRRVSEIAIQFKAAPTMIFADTPLNDLEPNVLAMKIQPDEGISLKFSSKVPGQPQIRPVTMDFRYGASFGVTSPEAYERLLLDCMLGDGTLFTRRDEVETSWALLTPILRDWAEGPPQPFPNYEAGSWGPAAADEFIARDGRFWRRL